The Drosophila bipectinata strain 14024-0381.07 chromosome 2L, DbipHiC1v2, whole genome shotgun sequence genome has a segment encoding these proteins:
- the LOC108131113 gene encoding phenoloxidase-activating factor 2 isoform X2, protein MAFKDCGLDRQCVPYEQCKEGLVLDGILYPDRSRTQLDEECHYMEKCCNQNDTLDTPEVPVNLSFWSCGGRQDLWYYLRPLGYKQQEARFGEFPWTVAVFGAGGYLCSGALITPLAMITTASCVQNETLPNLRLVAGEWDAAVELEPLPRQERTVVEVLLHVNYTTTPIVNNIALLLVDKDSPFQLSPNIQLICLPPPQMVYDFSQCYVSGWQRRDFGASAILPKRWTLYALPSDQCRAKLRLSYLGRRHALNDSLLCAGGDKGDFICQDVDMSGVPLMCPLPGDGDRFVLAGLLARPTKCDGPQLLAIFTNVQFYRQWIDLRLRERDLDIRPYMV, encoded by the exons ATGGCCTTTAAGGACTGCGGATTGGATAGACAGTGTGTGCCCTACGAGCAGTGCAAGGAGGGCTTGGTGCTGGACGGGATACTCTACCCGGATCGCAGCAGGACACAGCTGGACGAGGAGTGTCACTACATGGAAAAGTGCTGCAATCAAAATGACACA CTGGACACCCCAGAAGTCCCAGTCAATTTAAGCTTTTGGTCCTGCGGCGGGCGGCAGGATCTCTGGTATTACCTCCGGCCCCTGGGCTACAAGCAGCAGGAGGCCAGGTTCGGAGAGTTTCCGTGGACCGTGGCCGTCTTTGGAGCTGGAGGCTACCTGTGCAGTGGTGCCCTCATCACGCCTCTAGCCATGATCACGACAGCGTCCTGTGTGCAGAACGAGACCCTCCCGAATCTTCGCCTGGTGGCGGGAGAGTGGGACGCAGCCGTGGAACTGGAGCCCCTGCCCCGCCAAGAGCGAACGGTGGTTGAGGTGCTCCTCCATGTCAACTACACAACCACTCCGATCGTCAACAACATTGCCCTGCTGCTGGTGGACAAGGACTCCCCCTTTCAGCTAAGCCCCAACATTCAGTTGATTTGCCTGCCGCCACCCCAGATGGTCTACGACTTCAGTCAGTGCTATGTGTCCGGATGGCAGCGTCGCGACTTTGGAGCATCGGCCATCCTGCCCAAACGCTGGACACTCTACGCCCTGCCCAGCGATCAGTGCCGAGCCAAGCTAAGGTTGAGCTACCTGGGCCGACGCCACGCCCTCAACGACAGCCTCCTGTGCGCCGGCGGGGACAAGGGCGACTTCATCTGCCAGGACGTGGACATGAGCGGAGTGCCGCTGATGTGTCCACTACCTGGCGACGGAGATCGGTTCGTGTTGGCGGGACTGCTGGCCAGGCCGACAAAGTGCGATGGCCCCCAGCTGCTGGCCATTTTCACAAACGTCCAGTTCTACCGGCAGTGGATCGACCTGAGGCTGAGGGAACGCGATCTCGACATAAGGCCATATATGGTGTAA
- the Nnp-1 gene encoding ribosomal RNA processing protein 1 homolog: MVTRKKPVKRTAEVAAIDKDEEDEQQATQAKVPKEVLVIAQEVKIVRALACNDVVKRNRQIRKLRKWFKLRASSSFPFTEEDFMRIWKGLYYNMWMSDKPLVQEELAEQLAQMVDSFDGNTSCSLAYFSAFMRTMCQEFFGIDQWRVDKFLMLVRRMLRYVLRLLKQNKWSADLIEKFNTSMQQSVLAEQPKSRGLTMHYLDIFFEELAKAADGEITAAQVNLFLRPFVTYLATQRDVKLVAQCRTRVLYHLLYQSDLGREYSDKYNAWKLMGFPTASIDDIEKLDSGFDEEDDEGNTEEEPARPTSLDPRAGNVDVHMPELPLNADCVLDELQTLIRTNEYNSKKRKSLRKLIQIFETYKGGEFPLGVRTMPKVEGQTLAEMVEQKVADIEEMEDEVFGTGRKLKKLNKSKRKRLLQSINFEEVDEHNYDEVIGKALPPELQKKVKHNAKVRSSINNAWVVEEVNEADEAAVAAEIKEDSEPKPKAKKPKKQDQPKPKKEIKAKKEEQSKNKKDEQPKSDVKEQNEAKVDVQVSETGEEKSAESKPSNGWDAPLEPGEEEIFVPSRKQQLKQANSKIQKSTPKPAARAQFSTPQPGGAKRVRIVTKCNSAYPKSDYYRQLKLSPQLPYDADRQPGKSALKPHVLPGPIHPNYKGAKRLFNDTL; this comes from the coding sequence ATGGTGACACGCAAAAAGCCAGTAAAGCGCACTGCTGAGGTGGCGGCTATCGATAAAGATGAGGAGGATGAGCAGCAGGCGACCCAAGCCAAGGTACCCAAGGAGGTGCTGGTTATTGCCCAGGAGGTGAAGATTGTACGTGCCCTGGCCTGCAACGATGTGGTTAAGCGTAACCGTCAGATCAGGAAGCTGCGCAAGTGGTTCAAGCTGCGTGCCAGCAGCTCATTTCCATTCACAGAGGAGGATTTCATGAGGATCTGGAAGGGCCTGTACTACAACATGTGGATGTCAGACAAGCCGCTCGTCCAGGAAGAGCTGGCTGAGCAGTTAGCCCAGATGGTGGACAGCTTTGACGGAAACACCAGTTGTAGCTTGGCTTACTTCAGTGCTTTTATGCGCACCATGTGCCAGGAATTCTTCGGAATCGACCAGTGGCGCGTGGACAAGTTCTTGATGCTTGTTCGTCGAATGCTGCGCTACGTCCTGCGCCTCCTCAAGCAAAACAAGTGGTCGGCGGACCTGATTGAAAAATTCAACACCAGCATGCAGCAGTCCGTCTTGGCCGAGCAGCCTAAGAGCCGAGGACTCACTATGCACTATCTGGACATTTTCTTTGAGGAACTGGCAAAGGCGGCCGATGGCGAGATAACCGCCGCACAGGTTAATCTCTTCTTGCGTCCATTCGTCACGTATCTGGCCACTCAGCGGGATGTTAAGCTGGTAGCTCAATGCCGGACCAGGGTGCTGTATCACCTGCTCTACCAAAGCGATCTGGGCCGCGAGTACAGCGATAAGTACAACGCCTGGAAACTGATGGGATTTCCTACTGCCTCCATTGATGACATAGAGAAGCTTGACTCTGGCTTCGATGAGGAGGACGATGAGGGAAACACTGAGGAGGAACCCGCGCGTCCTACTTCTCTTGATCCACGCGCAGGAAACGTGGACGTTCACATGCCAGAGCTGCCCCTCAATGCGGACTGCGTGCTGGACGAGCTCCAGACCTTGATTCGAACTAATGAATACAACAGCAAGAAGCGAAAGAGTCTGCGAAAACTTATCCAGATCTTTGAGACGTACAAGGGCGGAGAGTTTCCTTTGGGAGTGCGCACAATGCCAAAGGTAGAGGGGCAAACCCTGGCGGAGATGGTGGAGCAGAAGGTCGCCGACATCGAGGAGATGGAAGATGAGGTATTCGGCACTGGGAGGAAGCTCAAAAAACTGAACAAGTCCAAGCGCAAACGTCTTCTTCAGTCCATTAACTTTGAGGAAGTAGATGAGCACAACTACGACGAGGTCATTGGGAAGGCCCTGCCTCCGGAGCTTCAGAAGAAGGTCAAGCACAACGCCAAGGTGCGTTCTAGCATCAACAATGCCTGGGTCGTCGAGGAAGTCAACGAGGCCGATGAGGCGGCCGTTGCAGCAGAAATCAAAGAGGACTCTGAGCCCAAGCCGAAGGCGAAGAAACCCAAGAAACAAGACCAGCCCAAGCCCAAGAAGGAGATCAAAGCGAAAAAGGAAGAGCAATCAAAGAATAAGAAGGATGAGCAACCCAAGAGCGACGTGAAGGAACAGAACGAAGCCAAGGTGGATGTCCAAGTATCAGAAACAGGGGAGGAGAAATCCGCCGAGTCGAAACCATCCAATGGTTGGGATGCCCCCCTCGAGCCTGGAGAGGAGGAAATCTTCGTTCCGTCACGCAAGCAGCAGCTGAAGCAGGCCAACAGCAAGATCCAGAAGAGCACACCAAAGCCGGCGGCGCGGGCGCAGTTCAGCACCCCTCAGCCGGGTGGTGCGAAGCGAGTCCGGATCGTAACCAAATGCAACAGCGCCTACCCCAAGAGCGACTACTACCGCCAGCTGAAGCTGTCCCCGCAACTACCCTACGACGCGGACCGACAACCGGGCAAGAGCGCCCTCAAGCCCCACGTCCTGCCGGGACCGATTCATCCGAACTACAAGGGCGCCAAGCGACTTTTCAACGACACCCTGTGA
- the LOC108131392 gene encoding uncharacterized protein produces MPYSRSPPRNKQQSTGGSAGSIGSVSSLNSASSSSHLLGHYQSAYGQQGHSHACYQHHLQHQQHQHHHQPAHHHGGRTTLTPTMKRGKKQWGTRERSGMSFLIVITFFAVFGLIILTEVFMIDERTHSGMLSMRAGGGGGSLAGRMGDSMPDYDNVKEDYDLLDASILSDNKLGFIQLRDNKLKIQEAAGADGQRLAGMLLNGGGGAGGGGAAAGPFGVNVPLIPWGQVLPGKVEETLPHFPFGTRPTDGAWQVVNGTRFKFFVYSAYFDRREGARLVRVVGATKTRGPERVWCRFWYGPAPSNATETGSSARAKYSSATVMARVKIIRENWNLKYSACFILCPVRTPPLAVPQYVSVVSRLRAPPGNLLTLRNTDQDPDFAPRNASNPKVPPSARSIPSGENIPDRIAVCVKPFHFNYDQALYLMEYLEFYALLGVSHFTFYNHTLGPHASCVLESYQKGLVPGSLTAFDLEPLLPAEAAINATPRILQSAHYQRPTVSILPWNLRMRSQKEIRTEGLFAALNDCLYRTMYRYKYLALVDLDEFIVPRYTDTLNDLIGSLNQRFRNRNTGAYSFQNAFYYLQFADDPLASSGIQGGGDQLASVRASLVTQRKTRRRYKLHPQKQRSKYICKPEAVVEAGNHFVWEFAPGKGSLNVPPKEAILQHYRVCEFGGNDCIKAPSIVDRTTTKYVNRLVQRVDAVYRHLRQRCDLPSLPPLPKPQKAPEEPPQKSPEVQPQKSAEGQPQKSPEGQVQDQPKKENLKPTTIKTDMKEGLKPEDPVKATKATTATTTTTTKATTKEEKSNPNTTTKPMANPKQSQPSANVRKKRKLIVFEINDFGVPVARVEYQ; encoded by the exons atgccATATAGCCGGAGCCCCCCTCGAAATAAACAGCAATCCACGGGGGGCTCCGCCGGCTCCATCGGCTCAGTCTCCTCCCTGAACTCCGCCAGCTCCTCCAGCCATTTGCTGGGGCACTACCAGTCAGCCTACGGGCAGCAGGGGCACTCCCACGCCTGTTACCAGCACCACttgcaacatcagcagcatcaacaTCACCACCAACCGGCACACCACCACGGAGGACGCACTACGCTCACTCCGACCATGAAGCGCGGCAAGAAACAGTGGGGCACCCGGGAGAGATCCGGAATGAGCTTCCTGATAGTCATCACCTTCTTTGCCGTGTTCGGGTTGATTATCCTGACCGAG GTCTTTATGATCGACGAGCGAACCCACAGCGGCATGCTGTCCATGCGGGCGGGCGGCGGAGGCGGCAGTCTGGCCGGACGGATGGGCGACTCGATGCCGGATTATGATAATGTGAAG GAAGATTATGATCTATTGGATGCCAGCATTTTGAGTGATAATAAATTAGGTTTTATACAGCTCCGTGacaataaactaaaaattcaAG aAGCCGCAGGCGCCGATGGTCAGCGCTTGGCGGGGATGCTGCTCAATGGAGGAGGCGGCGCGGGAGGAGGCGGAGCGGCGGCGGGGCCGTTTGGTGTGAATGTACCGCTAATACCCTGGGGCCAGGTGCTGCCCGGCAAGGTGGAGGAGACGCTGCCACACTTCCCATTTGGCACTCGGCCCACAGACGGTGCCTGGCAGGTTGTCAACGGCACCAGGTTCAAGTTTTTTGTCTACTCCGCCTACTTTGATCGGCGGGAGGGAGCACGCCTGGTGCGAGTGGTGGGCGCCACCAAGACCAGGGGTCCGGAGCGGGTGTGGTGCCGGTTCTGGTATGGTCCGGCTCCGTCCAACGCCACCGAGACGGGCTCCTCAGCACGTGCCAAATACAGTTCTGCTACAGTCATGGCCCGCGTGAAG ATCATACGTGAGAACTGGAACCTTAAGTACAGCGCCTGCTTCATCCTGTGCCCGGTTCGTACCCCGCCCCTGGCTGTGCCCCAGTACGTCAGTGTGGTCTCGCGTCTTCGGGCGCCGCCGGGAAACCTCCTCACGTTGCGCAACACAGACCAGGACCCGGACTTTGCCCCCCGGAATGCGAGTAATCCAAAAGTTCCCCCCTCGGCCCGGTCGATTCCCAGTGGCGAGAATATTCCCGACCGCATTGCCGTCTGCGTAAAGCCCTTCCACTTCAACTATGACCAGGCACTGTATCTAATGGAGTACCTGGAGTTCTACGCTTTGCTGGGCGTCTCTCACTTCACGTTTTATAACCACACCCTGGGTCCCCATGCCTCCTGTGTGTTGGAGAGCTACCAGAAGGGCCTGGTGCCTGGCTCCCTGACGGCCTTTGATCTGGAGCCCCTGCTTCCGGCAGAGGCGGCAATCAATGCTACACCTCGCATCCTCCAGTCGGCACATTACCAACGCCCCACTGTTAGTATCCTGCCGTGGAACCTTCGGATGCGCAGCCAGAAGGAGATTCGCACCGAAGGACTCTTTGCGGCCCTCAACGACTGCCTCTACCGGACCATGTATCGCTACAAGTATCTGGCCCTGGTCGATCTGGATGAGTTTATTGTTCCACGGTACACGGACACCCTTAACGACCTTATCGG CTCCCTGAATCAGCGCTTCAGGAACCGCAATACTGGAGCCTACTCCTTCCAGAATGCCTTCTACTATCTCCAGTTTGCGGACGACCCGCTGGCCAGTTCCGGAATACAAGGCGGCGGCGACCAGTTGGCCAGTGTTCGTGCATCCCTGGTGACCCAGAGGAAAACCCGAAG GCGTTATAAGTTACATCCCCAGAAGCAGAGATCCAAGTACATTTGCAAACCGGAGGCAGTGGTCGAGGCGGGAAATCACTTTGTTTGGGAATTCGCTCCTGGAAAGGGATCTCTGAATGTTCCCCCCAAGGAGGCCATATTGCAGCACTATCGA GTGTGTGAATTCGGAGGCAACGACTGCATTAAGGCGCCCTCGATTGTGGATCGCACGACTACGAAGTATGTGAACCGCCTGGTCCAGCGGGTGGATGCCGTGTATCGGCATCTTCGCCAGCGTTGTGACCTGCCGTCTCTGCCACCGCTGCCCAAGCCACAGAAGGCACCCGAGGAACCGCCTCAGAAGTCACCCGAGGTGCAGCCTCAGAAGTCCGCCGAGGGGCAGCCACAAAAATCCCCGGAGGGGCAGGTACAGGATCAGCCCAAAAAGGAAAACCTAAAGCCAACAACGATAAAAACTGATATGAAGGAAGGATTGAAGCCAGAAGACCCTGTGAAAGCCACAAAAGCAACTACTGCGACGACAACGACGACAACCAAGGCAACAACGAAGGAGGAGAAATCGAATCCAAACACAACGACAAAGCCGATGGCGAATCCCAAGCAATCCCAGCCATCGGCCAATGTCCGGAAGAAACGGAAGCTGATCGTCTTCGAGATCAACGACTTTGGAGTGCCCGTGGCCCGGGTTGAGTATCAATGA
- the LOC108131113 gene encoding phenoloxidase-activating factor 2 isoform X1, which translates to MAFKDCGLDRQCVPYEQCKEGLVLDGILYPDRSRTQLDEECHYMEKCCNQNDTDSQLDTPEVPVNLSFWSCGGRQDLWYYLRPLGYKQQEARFGEFPWTVAVFGAGGYLCSGALITPLAMITTASCVQNETLPNLRLVAGEWDAAVELEPLPRQERTVVEVLLHVNYTTTPIVNNIALLLVDKDSPFQLSPNIQLICLPPPQMVYDFSQCYVSGWQRRDFGASAILPKRWTLYALPSDQCRAKLRLSYLGRRHALNDSLLCAGGDKGDFICQDVDMSGVPLMCPLPGDGDRFVLAGLLARPTKCDGPQLLAIFTNVQFYRQWIDLRLRERDLDIRPYMV; encoded by the exons ATGGCCTTTAAGGACTGCGGATTGGATAGACAGTGTGTGCCCTACGAGCAGTGCAAGGAGGGCTTGGTGCTGGACGGGATACTCTACCCGGATCGCAGCAGGACACAGCTGGACGAGGAGTGTCACTACATGGAAAAGTGCTGCAATCAAAATGACACA GATTCACAGCTGGACACCCCAGAAGTCCCAGTCAATTTAAGCTTTTGGTCCTGCGGCGGGCGGCAGGATCTCTGGTATTACCTCCGGCCCCTGGGCTACAAGCAGCAGGAGGCCAGGTTCGGAGAGTTTCCGTGGACCGTGGCCGTCTTTGGAGCTGGAGGCTACCTGTGCAGTGGTGCCCTCATCACGCCTCTAGCCATGATCACGACAGCGTCCTGTGTGCAGAACGAGACCCTCCCGAATCTTCGCCTGGTGGCGGGAGAGTGGGACGCAGCCGTGGAACTGGAGCCCCTGCCCCGCCAAGAGCGAACGGTGGTTGAGGTGCTCCTCCATGTCAACTACACAACCACTCCGATCGTCAACAACATTGCCCTGCTGCTGGTGGACAAGGACTCCCCCTTTCAGCTAAGCCCCAACATTCAGTTGATTTGCCTGCCGCCACCCCAGATGGTCTACGACTTCAGTCAGTGCTATGTGTCCGGATGGCAGCGTCGCGACTTTGGAGCATCGGCCATCCTGCCCAAACGCTGGACACTCTACGCCCTGCCCAGCGATCAGTGCCGAGCCAAGCTAAGGTTGAGCTACCTGGGCCGACGCCACGCCCTCAACGACAGCCTCCTGTGCGCCGGCGGGGACAAGGGCGACTTCATCTGCCAGGACGTGGACATGAGCGGAGTGCCGCTGATGTGTCCACTACCTGGCGACGGAGATCGGTTCGTGTTGGCGGGACTGCTGGCCAGGCCGACAAAGTGCGATGGCCCCCAGCTGCTGGCCATTTTCACAAACGTCCAGTTCTACCGGCAGTGGATCGACCTGAGGCTGAGGGAACGCGATCTCGACATAAGGCCATATATGGTGTAA
- the LOC108131127 gene encoding uncharacterized protein, protein MHSTKPALILLVLAIGASCVVATPRPGLLDGVWQELGHAGQTIVNGLVEAATNGSEIAGDFFGQVKNSTSEYLEQSAHYAQKIADALHNAVIQSLGDFSDAVKDAAAALQRGISSLADKAKRQALQDALRTVLALQNATSDLESTLDNITAQLEEQKQKHAKEIDVAWNQWAEAQLDRVDEQTNGQGNDDAEDVLNEFQNRYSGYIHDCLQHLQIHVALYEQSVHQTVSGYHNATDELIVQIQLCLESNSGRGTCRRNINKAVHKLQAAPRDLRSLKLKGLGLLAVGLDASGCVGQTLAEHELEKGSVERKLNEIIKRNQASGTTEADETTADDSESEED, encoded by the coding sequence ATGCACTCGACCAAGCCAGCACTGATACTGCTCGTTCTGGCCATTGGCGCCAGCTGCGTGGTGGCCACCCCTCGGCCAGGCCTCCTCGACGGCGTCTGGCAGGAGCTGGGCCACGCTGGCCAGACCATCGTCAACGGTCTGGTTGAGGCCGCCACGAACGGATCAGAGATTGCCGGCGATTTCTTTGGCCAGGTGAAGAACTCCACCTCCGAGTACCTGGAGCAGTCGGCGCATTACGCCCAGAAGATCGCCGATGCCCTGCACAATGCCGTTATCCAGAGTCTGGGCGACTTCTCCGACGCTGTTAAGGATGCCGCCGCTGCTCTGCAACGCGGCATCAGTTCCTTGGCCGATAAGGCCAAGCGCCAGGCCCTTCAAGATGCCCTGAGAACCGTGCTGGCCCTTCAGAATGCCACCTCGGATCTGGAGTCTACTCTGGACAACATCACTGCCCAGCTGGaggagcagaagcagaagcacgCAAAGGAGATCGATGTTGCCTGGAATCAATGGGCCGAGGCCCAGTTGGATCGCGTCGATGAGCAGACCAACGGCCAGGGCAACGACGATGCCGAGGATGTCCTCAACGAGTTCCAGAACCGCTACTCCGGCTACATCCACGACTGCCTCCAGCATCTGCAGATCCACGTGGCCCTCTACGAGCAGAGCGTCCACCAGACCGTCTCCGGATACCACAACGCCACCGACGAGCTGATCGTCCAGATCCAGCTGTGCCTGGAGTCCAACTCCGGACGCGGCACCTGCCGTCGTAACATCAACAAGGCCGTGCACAAGCTGCAAGCGGCTCCTAGGGATCTGCGCAGCCTGAAGCTGAAGGGTCTCGGCCTCCTGGCCGTCGGTCTGGATGCCAGCGGCTGTGTGGGCCAGACCCTGGCCGAGCACGAACTGGAGAAGGGCAGTGTGGAGCGCAAGCTGAACGAAATCATCAAACGCAATCAGGCATCAGGAACCACTGAAGCTGATGAGACCACAGCCGACGACTCTGAGTCAGAAGAGGACTAG